In one window of Prevotella sp. E13-17 DNA:
- a CDS encoding cobyric acid synthase, translated as MKKLHPIMFAGTGSDVGKSIIAAAFCRIFKQDGYQPAPFKAQNMALNSYATPEGLEIGRAQAVQAEAAGIACHTDMNPLLLKPSSDHTSQVVLNGRPIGNKDAYEYWRSGGGSFRQSVCDAFDRLEARYNPIVMEGAGSIAEINLKDRDLVNMSMARHAHADVILVADIDRGGVFASVYGSIMLQAPEDRQRIKGIIINKFRGDMRLFDQGRQMLQDLCGIPVLGVVPYYRDIFIDEEDSVSLEMKRRELAEGKVNIAVLLLRHISNFTDFDTLERDPRVNLFYTNNTADIARADIIILPGTKATLDDLMELRRNGCAQAILRAHRNGKMVVGICGGYQMLGQSINDPDGIEGTIASLPGLGLLPIHTTMTAEKKTRQISFQFDGQTCQGYEIHQGISDTDEVILQADHCIGTYIHGFLDNAPVIEHLLKGLVATTKPTQSLMDFKEEQYNKLAAHIRQHVDIEHIYQLLSE; from the coding sequence ATGAAGAAGTTACACCCCATCATGTTTGCCGGAACGGGCAGCGACGTAGGCAAAAGCATCATTGCCGCCGCCTTCTGTCGCATCTTTAAGCAAGACGGCTATCAGCCTGCACCCTTCAAAGCACAAAACATGGCACTGAACTCCTATGCCACTCCCGAGGGGTTGGAAATAGGACGTGCTCAGGCGGTGCAAGCAGAGGCAGCCGGCATTGCTTGTCATACGGACATGAATCCACTACTGCTGAAACCCAGTTCCGACCACACCTCGCAGGTAGTGCTCAACGGACGGCCGATAGGCAACAAGGATGCTTATGAGTATTGGAGGTCAGGAGGGGGGAGCTTCCGCCAGTCCGTCTGCGACGCCTTCGACCGCTTGGAGGCTCGCTATAATCCCATTGTGATGGAGGGTGCAGGCAGCATTGCCGAGATTAACCTGAAAGACCGCGACCTGGTCAACATGTCGATGGCACGCCATGCCCATGCCGACGTGATACTGGTGGCCGACATAGACCGCGGTGGTGTCTTTGCTTCGGTATATGGCAGCATCATGTTGCAAGCCCCCGAAGACCGCCAACGCATCAAGGGTATCATCATCAATAAGTTTCGTGGCGACATGCGCTTGTTTGACCAAGGACGCCAGATGTTGCAAGACCTTTGTGGCATTCCCGTTCTGGGCGTGGTGCCTTACTATCGCGACATCTTTATCGACGAAGAAGATAGCGTCAGTCTGGAGATGAAACGCCGCGAACTGGCCGAGGGCAAGGTAAACATTGCCGTGCTTCTGCTCAGACATATCAGCAACTTCACCGACTTCGACACATTGGAGCGTGACCCGCGGGTGAACCTTTTCTATACCAACAACACTGCCGATATCGCCCGGGCAGATATCATCATTCTGCCTGGCACCAAAGCCACACTCGACGATCTGATGGAGCTGCGCCGCAATGGTTGTGCTCAAGCCATCTTGCGTGCCCACCGCAATGGCAAGATGGTGGTAGGCATCTGCGGCGGCTATCAAATGCTGGGACAGTCCATCAACGACCCCGATGGCATTGAAGGCACCATTGCCTCGCTGCCCGGATTGGGTCTTTTGCCCATCCACACCACGATGACTGCCGAGAAGAAGACCCGGCAAATCAGCTTCCAGTTTGACGGACAGACCTGTCAGGGCTACGAGATTCATCAGGGCATCAGCGATACCGACGAAGTCATCCTACAGGCCGACCACTGTATAGGCACCTATATCCACGGTTTCTTGGACAACGCACCTGTCATTGAACATTTGCTGAAAGGGCTGGTTGCAACCACAAAGCCTACACAGAGCCTCATGGATTTCAAAGAGGAGCAATACAACAAACTGGCCGCCCACATACGTCAACATGTGGACATTGAGCATATTTATCAATTATTAAGCGAATGA
- a CDS encoding cobyrinate a,c-diamide synthase, whose translation MKTAFLIAAPTSGSGKTTIARGLMALFTEKGYTVQPFKCGPDYIDTKFHEAVCGRPSVNLDTFMATPEHVRKLFCRYGDHADICIVEGMMGLFDGYDRDRGSSAEIARTLNIPVILVVDAKSAAYSMAPLLKGFMQFDPQVRCCGVIFNKVGSERHYAMLQQVCRDVGIDCLGYLPKSQALETDSRYLGLDFSADSDNRELLRQIEQHIDWKKLVTAGPKFGDGKPSVCYCQTDGLVTENSPFGYGKPQDLKNVLIARNQESFSFLYTEIIDSFRHPQFFDPETAVPDLTHTDLLYLPGGYPEKHLEALVGNKACREAIRDYALRGGRIVAECGGMMYLCEKIVTDEGEYPMCGVLPYSITARKADRKLSLGYRRFTMGNKEYRGHEFHYTQFSETPESITQVYNAKGEPVPTPVFKFKNVFASYTHLYHL comes from the coding sequence ATGAAGACCGCTTTTCTCATAGCAGCTCCCACCAGTGGCAGTGGAAAGACCACGATAGCCCGCGGACTGATGGCCCTTTTCACAGAGAAGGGCTACACGGTGCAGCCCTTCAAGTGTGGTCCCGACTATATCGACACGAAGTTTCATGAGGCGGTATGCGGCCGTCCCAGCGTCAACCTCGACACGTTTATGGCCACGCCCGAGCACGTTCGCAAACTGTTTTGCCGTTATGGCGACCATGCCGACATCTGCATCGTAGAGGGGATGATGGGGCTCTTCGATGGCTACGACCGCGACCGAGGGTCGTCGGCAGAGATTGCACGCACGCTGAACATCCCCGTCATACTGGTGGTCGATGCCAAGAGCGCCGCCTACTCGATGGCGCCGCTGCTGAAGGGGTTCATGCAGTTCGACCCACAGGTACGCTGCTGTGGCGTCATATTTAATAAGGTAGGCTCTGAGCGCCACTATGCCATGCTGCAGCAGGTGTGCCGGGATGTGGGCATCGACTGTCTGGGCTATTTGCCCAAGAGTCAAGCATTAGAGACGGACTCACGCTATTTGGGACTCGACTTCTCGGCAGATTCCGACAACCGCGAACTACTCCGACAGATTGAGCAGCACATCGACTGGAAAAAGCTGGTCACAGCAGGCCCCAAGTTTGGTGACGGCAAACCTTCCGTTTGCTACTGCCAAACCGATGGTTTAGTTACAGAAAACTCACCGTTTGGTTACGGCAAACCCCAAGACCTCAAAAACGTGCTGATTGCCCGCAACCAAGAATCGTTCTCATTTCTCTACACAGAGATTATCGACAGCTTCCGTCATCCACAGTTTTTCGACCCCGAAACGGCTGTTCCCGACCTCACCCACACAGACCTTCTCTATCTGCCCGGAGGCTATCCAGAGAAGCATCTCGAGGCGCTTGTCGGAAACAAAGCCTGCCGAGAGGCCATCCGCGACTATGCCTTGCGGGGCGGACGCATCGTGGCCGAATGTGGTGGCATGATGTATCTATGCGAAAAGATCGTCACCGACGAAGGCGAATATCCCATGTGTGGCGTACTGCCCTATAGTATTACGGCTCGTAAGGCAGACCGCAAGTTGTCACTGGGCTATCGCCGTTTCACAATGGGCAACAAGGAATACCGTGGACACGAGTTTCACTACACCCAATTTTCTGAAACTCCTGAAAGCATCACGCAGGTCTATAATGCAAAAGGCGAACCCGTACCTACACCAGTATTCAAATTTAAAAACGTTTTCGCGAGCTATACGCATCTCTATCATTTATGA
- a CDS encoding precorrin-2 C(20)-methyltransferase, which produces MSYHPVTFLSLGPGHPDLMTIQAVKTLKEADLVMVPATRSHDGTLQSRATAIIGEWCDKNRLRVFELPMLKDRQAVSLVYDSIFDDCVKYHHEGRRVVVAVEGDVSIYASIHYVMDRLQQASVPVVQLAGIPSFIAAAAEARLSLASQHERLIILPGDADATTLRQLLASRHVVVVMKLSRCQEEVKSLLRQDAHIVCHYFENVGMPTAFHTNCREEIINRQMPYFSLCILSASPIQNK; this is translated from the coding sequence ATGTCATATCATCCCGTCACCTTCCTGTCGCTGGGACCCGGTCATCCAGACCTGATGACCATTCAAGCCGTCAAGACACTCAAAGAGGCAGACCTTGTCATGGTGCCTGCAACAAGAAGTCACGACGGGACATTGCAGTCACGTGCCACCGCTATCATTGGCGAATGGTGCGACAAAAACCGCCTGAGGGTCTTTGAGCTGCCTATGCTCAAGGACCGCCAGGCGGTTTCTTTGGTTTACGACAGCATCTTTGACGATTGCGTCAAGTACCACCATGAGGGTCGTCGGGTGGTCGTTGCCGTCGAGGGCGATGTGAGTATCTACGCCTCTATCCACTACGTGATGGACCGACTGCAGCAAGCCAGCGTTCCCGTCGTTCAGCTGGCTGGCATCCCATCATTTATCGCTGCCGCTGCCGAAGCAAGACTCTCACTGGCGAGTCAGCACGAGCGCCTCATCATCTTGCCTGGCGATGCCGATGCGACAACACTCCGACAGCTACTTGCATCCCGTCATGTGGTAGTCGTCATGAAACTATCACGGTGCCAGGAAGAAGTCAAAAGCCTGTTGCGTCAAGACGCGCATATCGTATGCCACTATTTTGAAAACGTTGGTATGCCAACAGCTTTCCACACGAACTGCCGCGAGGAAATCATCAATCGTCAGATGCCCTATTTCTCACTTTGCATCCTTTCGGCTTCTCCAATTCAGAATAAATAA
- a CDS encoding TonB-dependent receptor plug domain-containing protein, whose product MRTKNHIILAMMLIMLWIGSMPTASAQKLRKSHMRDSVTLTDVTITGKSKTQRLREGALTVNAVDIRSFAGSINNLNSIIDRTSGVKIREEGGLGSDFDLSINGMSGNAVRYFIDGIPLDVKGSGVTLANLPISMIDHIEIYKGVVPVWLSSDALGGAINIVTNQRKANYLDMSYGVGSFHTHKADLNAQYILPNRLIVRPTIGFNNSKNDYMMKGVELWDEDSRKYLPSNRKRFHDRYLSALGQVEVGVTDQSWTDEFFVNASYQLTNKELQTGQVQTRVIGMAERDTKAWSIGAHYQKRRFLTENLSAIFSFSHTWDHTIATDTAHRQYDWNGDYISSGHNEINGRNFQLRHIKRPTTVVRAELNYRLSDYHLLNFTYAMNRIGNNRWDEVDQEFTPANDVLAKHIIGLAYNQSLWQGRMYNTFFLKDYVNYLSVEQTDLAFLTNSRSVKGSNTKNSLGGGIGTRVEIMKALALKASYEHSTRLPLARELLGNGTTIYANLTLKPESSDNLNLGLFGTLRGGQHTLFYEVNGFLRYVDNYIQPQIAEKEGMMQYSNEPAIHIKGLEGEVRYDWNGRLQLTGNISWQDARNRLRYLDNGQQNATFNNRVPNRPWLFSSAELRYSLRDLLQKGDHLSLCADHQWVHWFFLSWEAYGSKSTKARIPTKNIVGANITYAWNHGRYGISLDCDNIFDATIYDNYKLQKPGRTLFAKFRLLLQ is encoded by the coding sequence ATGAGAACAAAAAACCACATTATCCTTGCGATGATGCTTATCATGCTGTGGATTGGCAGTATGCCGACAGCCTCAGCACAGAAGTTACGGAAGAGCCACATGCGCGATTCGGTGACTTTAACCGACGTGACCATCACCGGAAAGAGCAAGACACAGCGTCTGCGCGAAGGTGCGCTGACGGTGAATGCCGTTGACATTCGCTCCTTTGCAGGGAGCATCAATAACCTGAACAGCATTATCGACCGCACGTCGGGTGTGAAGATTCGAGAGGAAGGCGGACTTGGATCTGACTTCGACCTGAGCATCAACGGCATGTCGGGGAATGCCGTGCGCTACTTCATCGACGGCATTCCACTCGACGTAAAAGGCTCGGGAGTCACCTTGGCCAACCTGCCCATCAGCATGATAGACCACATAGAGATTTATAAAGGAGTGGTTCCCGTCTGGCTAAGCAGCGACGCACTGGGTGGAGCCATCAACATTGTGACCAACCAGCGTAAGGCCAACTACCTTGACATGTCTTATGGTGTGGGCTCTTTCCACACGCATAAGGCCGATCTCAACGCGCAATACATTTTGCCCAACCGACTGATTGTCCGACCTACCATTGGCTTCAACAATTCCAAGAATGACTATATGATGAAGGGAGTGGAACTGTGGGATGAAGACAGCCGAAAATATTTGCCTTCAAACCGCAAGCGCTTCCACGACCGCTATCTGTCGGCATTGGGACAAGTAGAAGTGGGCGTCACAGACCAATCGTGGACCGACGAGTTCTTTGTAAACGCCAGCTATCAGCTAACCAACAAGGAACTGCAGACCGGACAGGTTCAGACACGTGTCATTGGAATGGCCGAACGCGATACAAAAGCTTGGAGTATCGGAGCCCACTACCAAAAACGACGGTTTCTAACGGAAAACCTTAGTGCCATTTTCTCGTTTTCGCACACCTGGGATCACACGATTGCTACAGACACTGCCCATCGCCAATATGACTGGAACGGTGATTATATCTCCAGCGGACACAACGAGATCAATGGCAGAAATTTTCAGTTACGCCATATCAAACGGCCGACAACGGTTGTTCGGGCTGAACTGAACTATCGCCTTTCCGATTATCACTTGCTTAACTTCACCTATGCCATGAACCGCATTGGCAACAACCGATGGGATGAAGTTGATCAGGAATTCACACCTGCCAACGATGTTTTGGCGAAGCATATCATTGGTTTGGCATACAACCAGTCACTGTGGCAAGGCAGGATGTATAACACTTTCTTTCTGAAAGACTATGTTAACTACCTGTCGGTGGAACAGACAGACCTGGCTTTCCTCACCAACTCTCGCAGCGTAAAAGGCAGCAACACCAAGAATAGCTTGGGCGGTGGCATTGGCACACGAGTGGAAATCATGAAGGCACTGGCTCTCAAAGCCAGTTATGAGCATAGCACGCGTCTGCCTTTGGCACGCGAACTGTTGGGCAATGGCACCACCATCTATGCAAACCTGACGCTGAAACCTGAAAGCAGCGACAACCTGAACCTTGGTCTTTTCGGCACTCTGCGTGGCGGACAACACACATTATTTTATGAAGTGAACGGTTTCCTCCGCTATGTTGACAACTACATACAGCCTCAAATAGCTGAGAAGGAAGGAATGATGCAATACAGCAACGAACCCGCCATCCACATCAAAGGTCTGGAGGGCGAGGTGCGCTACGACTGGAATGGCAGGCTCCAGCTGACAGGAAACATCAGCTGGCAGGATGCACGCAACCGCCTGCGCTATCTTGACAACGGGCAGCAGAATGCAACTTTCAACAACCGCGTACCCAACCGTCCTTGGCTCTTCTCCTCAGCTGAGCTTCGCTACTCACTGAGAGATTTGTTGCAAAAAGGTGATCATCTATCTCTATGCGCAGACCATCAGTGGGTACACTGGTTCTTTCTCTCATGGGAAGCCTATGGCAGCAAGAGCACCAAAGCCCGTATTCCCACGAAGAACATCGTGGGCGCCAATATCACCTATGCCTGGAACCACGGCCGATACGGCATCTCGCTAGATTGCGACAACATCTTTGATGCGACCATCTATGACAATTATAAGTTGCAAAAGCCTGGTCGCACACTGTTTGCCAAATTCAGACTATTATTACAATAA
- a CDS encoding TonB-dependent siderophore receptor, translated as MKLIAIVAALVFGFMPSVQAQKLIQGDSLQEVVVTGTGTRHLLRTAPVQTEVITSRDLQQFAGRSIEEVLSSLSASFAFSEDDMGSHLQLNGLGNSYVLILVDGKRLHGDNGGQNDLGLIDPARIERIEIVKGAASALYGSDAIAGVINIITRKQESSIQIDHETRGGSYGDLRQHNGVGIAFGHLRSFTNFHFRHGDGWQNTGTEDPTQIGGRTVTDSRNKTVNRNELWQVAERLSYHPMSGMEVYAEGMMYHKRIYRPNGKYSFADVHGYDLSYDDAAVSSGWSWQRKNGTQLSADISWNRHAYFYDYTSENGWVVESDNPAIPFIYYKGDRALQADQRRFLSHLKGVFRLSEHHRLSTGYDYRFDWLKAPLRISKERVTDWTQAVYAQDEWNPLANLNVTAGLRLDHNQQFGLHLTPKISGMWSLGDVVLRASWAQGFKSPTPKELHYRYVRDMGGVRLFLGNTNLKPQTSNYFSLGAEYHIRQVSFSLTGYYNKVDQMINLVTIPKQQAPADLLIQYAPAFVRQYKNLEDAYTTGIDFNVKWNVTNEIQIGGGYSLLQARGSVYDEDTGQLHRMTIDGTARHKGNVFLTWNHRFSPSYRLGVGIYGRASSTRYYENYGNGKGYQLWRLSTNHDLFRLKTMTCRVEAGIDNLFNYVDRTPHLRHLGTTTPGTTVYASLVLRYNHGKKINYNKHYSTLKTNNNEED; from the coding sequence ATGAAACTCATTGCAATAGTGGCGGCACTGGTGTTTGGTTTCATGCCATCCGTGCAAGCCCAGAAATTGATACAGGGCGACAGCCTACAGGAGGTGGTGGTGACGGGTACAGGTACTCGTCATCTGTTGCGTACAGCGCCTGTTCAGACAGAGGTGATCACCAGTCGTGACCTGCAACAGTTTGCAGGACGTAGCATCGAGGAGGTCTTAAGCAGTCTGTCGGCCAGCTTTGCCTTCAGCGAAGACGATATGGGATCGCACCTGCAATTGAACGGTCTTGGTAATAGCTATGTGCTGATACTGGTGGATGGGAAACGGCTGCATGGCGACAATGGCGGACAGAACGACCTGGGGCTCATTGATCCGGCACGCATCGAGCGCATCGAGATTGTGAAAGGCGCAGCATCGGCTCTCTACGGCAGCGATGCTATTGCAGGTGTTATCAACATTATTACGCGCAAACAGGAAAGTAGTATTCAGATAGACCATGAAACACGCGGTGGAAGCTATGGTGACCTGCGCCAGCATAATGGCGTGGGCATAGCTTTTGGACACCTCAGAAGTTTTACAAACTTTCACTTCCGTCATGGTGATGGCTGGCAGAACACGGGGACGGAAGACCCTACGCAGATAGGTGGTCGCACCGTGACAGATTCACGCAATAAGACTGTCAACAGAAACGAGCTATGGCAGGTGGCCGAACGCCTGTCGTACCATCCGATGAGTGGCATGGAAGTCTATGCTGAAGGGATGATGTATCATAAACGAATCTATCGCCCCAACGGTAAGTATTCCTTTGCCGATGTGCATGGCTACGACCTGTCTTACGACGATGCAGCCGTCTCGTCGGGCTGGTCTTGGCAGCGAAAGAATGGCACACAACTCAGTGCCGACATCAGTTGGAACCGCCATGCCTATTTCTATGATTATACGTCAGAGAATGGATGGGTGGTGGAAAGTGATAACCCCGCAATACCTTTTATCTATTATAAGGGAGACCGCGCACTGCAGGCAGACCAGCGTCGCTTTCTCTCCCACCTGAAAGGAGTCTTCCGCTTGTCGGAGCATCATCGCCTGAGCACAGGCTATGATTATCGCTTTGACTGGCTGAAGGCCCCTTTGCGTATTAGTAAGGAGCGTGTGACAGACTGGACACAGGCTGTATATGCTCAGGATGAATGGAACCCATTGGCGAATCTGAACGTGACAGCGGGTCTCCGTCTGGACCACAACCAGCAGTTCGGACTGCACCTGACACCAAAGATCAGCGGTATGTGGAGTCTGGGCGATGTGGTATTGCGGGCTTCTTGGGCGCAGGGATTCAAGTCACCGACGCCTAAGGAGTTGCACTATCGCTATGTGCGCGATATGGGTGGCGTGCGTCTTTTTCTTGGCAATACCAACTTGAAACCGCAAACCAGCAACTACTTCTCGCTCGGTGCAGAGTATCACATCCGCCAGGTCAGCTTCAGTCTGACGGGATATTATAATAAGGTCGATCAGATGATTAATTTGGTAACCATCCCCAAGCAGCAGGCGCCTGCCGACCTTTTGATACAGTATGCGCCAGCTTTTGTCAGGCAGTATAAGAACCTTGAGGATGCTTATACCACGGGTATCGACTTTAATGTGAAATGGAATGTCACCAATGAAATTCAAATAGGTGGCGGTTATAGCCTCTTGCAGGCACGTGGCAGTGTGTATGATGAGGATACTGGGCAGTTGCATCGTATGACCATCGACGGAACGGCGCGCCATAAAGGCAACGTCTTTCTGACATGGAACCACCGTTTCTCGCCATCCTATCGTCTCGGCGTGGGAATCTATGGCCGGGCTTCTTCTACACGATACTATGAGAATTATGGCAATGGTAAAGGTTATCAGTTGTGGCGTCTGTCCACCAATCATGACCTCTTCCGCCTGAAAACCATGACATGTAGGGTAGAGGCGGGCATTGACAACCTGTTCAACTACGTGGATCGCACACCGCATCTGCGTCATCTTGGCACCACCACGCCGGGCACTACGGTCTATGCATCACTTGTTCTTCGATATAACCACGGCAAGAAGATAAACTATAATAAACATTATTCAACTTTAAAAACAAACAACAATGAAGAAGATTAA
- a CDS encoding sirohydrochlorin cobaltochelatase, translated as MKKIKFLLTAFLAMTMSASFVACDDDDNTQQNNFTKYLSSVESQVKTKKAKSNNKKALLLVAFGSTWENAHQTFKGIVSDYENDQAFKDYDVYFSFTSAICINKSREGEHYESQDFYAPNFWLEAIGRQQYEEVRVQSLHVIPGEEFLRLRDNYIKDFKNNVYGDLDDQYLEEGVKVFVGGPLMAEQEDVDAVAQALNSNFNQYVKDGNVMAFLGHGNPEGYNYGNGNVRYEQLETALQAINPNYYVATVDMEGNLLDDLYDRMKDRVKADATITLHALMCIAGDHAHNDMSGIENEGDSWREFFAEKGYKCEYDGNDANAANTCILKGLGDYANIRAIWKKHTKEAVEMFAEEE; from the coding sequence ATGAAGAAGATTAAGTTCTTACTGACGGCCTTCTTGGCCATGACAATGAGCGCATCCTTTGTGGCTTGCGATGATGATGACAACACTCAGCAGAACAATTTTACGAAGTATTTGTCAAGCGTGGAGTCGCAGGTGAAGACAAAGAAGGCCAAGAGCAATAACAAGAAAGCTCTGCTGCTTGTGGCTTTTGGCTCAACTTGGGAGAATGCCCACCAGACTTTCAAGGGAATTGTCAGTGACTATGAGAATGATCAGGCCTTCAAAGACTACGACGTTTATTTCTCTTTCACATCGGCTATCTGTATTAATAAGAGCCGTGAAGGCGAGCACTACGAGAGTCAGGACTTCTATGCACCCAACTTCTGGCTGGAGGCTATTGGTCGTCAGCAGTACGAAGAGGTGCGCGTTCAGTCACTCCACGTCATCCCTGGCGAGGAGTTCCTGCGCCTGCGCGATAACTATATCAAGGACTTTAAGAACAATGTCTATGGCGATCTCGACGATCAGTATCTTGAAGAGGGCGTCAAGGTGTTTGTCGGTGGTCCACTGATGGCCGAACAGGAGGATGTTGACGCAGTGGCTCAGGCTCTGAACAGCAACTTCAACCAGTATGTGAAGGATGGCAACGTGATGGCATTCTTGGGCCATGGTAACCCTGAGGGCTATAACTATGGCAATGGTAACGTGCGCTATGAGCAGTTGGAGACCGCTCTGCAGGCTATCAATCCAAACTATTACGTGGCTACGGTTGATATGGAGGGAAATCTGCTTGACGACCTCTACGATCGCATGAAGGACCGAGTGAAAGCTGATGCCACCATCACACTCCACGCTCTGATGTGTATTGCCGGTGACCATGCTCACAATGATATGTCTGGTATTGAGAACGAGGGCGACAGCTGGCGTGAGTTCTTCGCTGAAAAGGGATATAAATGCGAGTACGATGGCAATGATGCCAATGCGGCAAACACTTGTATTCTGAAAGGTCTTGGCGACTATGCCAATATCCGTGCTATCTGGAAGAAGCACACTAAGGAGGCTGTGGAGATGTTTGCCGAAGAGGAATAA
- a CDS encoding TonB-dependent siderophore receptor: protein MAALLLGSAAFSQVHQMARRDTFRIAHSYDLNPVVVTGSGHHQRLKSTSTPVHVLSKREIQEQGITTIEDALVRMMPQVSMAPNSMGNFLELNGLGNKYILILINGQKLGDASASVDLQRIDMARVKRIEILDGAASSLYGSDAIGGVINIITDQPAKTDVLPVGITSSSRVSGEGKMTESVTLDVYKNGFGSYTSFTHDRADSYQTYTEKYQKGSTTLTEPTIAPLFTGYRSNLVSQKFTYSPSRQLAMNAGFEYNHKITDRPNTRADITGGTDYEMRYKGLRWNVGGIYKFDAKNSIQADVTIDRFRYGKEYDVPTNTYEVGDYVQSKKQRTIENQLKAILSLVPQGTTIVGSDWRLDKLIATSGSINEESYILAYYAQHEQRFLDHFTATVGARYDYHKSFGNHFTPKLSLMGSFGNVNLRATYSAGFRAPGLEEIYYHYYSVNRGKPQITFGNKELSPEKSNYLSLNAEYRTRNLAVSLTGFWNSIWDMVVRRDIDVTSTTLTMLQAEFPEMTATEAAALTRYSIYQNSDRGDVKGLQMNVSANVLEGLNLSVNYACTYARSKSGSDWTILDRSIRNAATMAVSYHHTWRHYTLNVNLNGRLQSKTYYSAYENAPGYGLWNLQTTHSFMIGKHLLVEPSLGVDNILDKIDARIDSTNRKYALFSPGRRVVAGLLLKF, encoded by the coding sequence ATGGCAGCACTCCTTTTGGGGAGTGCTGCTTTTTCGCAAGTTCATCAAATGGCTCGTCGCGATACCTTTCGCATCGCTCATAGCTACGATCTTAACCCTGTGGTTGTGACGGGTTCTGGGCATCATCAGCGCTTGAAGTCAACATCAACGCCTGTGCATGTGCTCTCTAAGCGGGAGATTCAAGAGCAAGGCATCACTACGATTGAAGATGCCTTGGTTCGCATGATGCCGCAAGTGTCAATGGCGCCTAACTCAATGGGCAACTTCCTCGAGCTCAACGGACTGGGAAATAAGTACATTCTCATACTCATTAACGGGCAGAAACTTGGTGATGCTTCTGCCAGTGTTGACTTGCAGCGTATTGATATGGCCCGTGTGAAACGCATTGAGATTCTCGATGGGGCAGCATCATCGCTTTACGGATCTGATGCCATTGGTGGCGTCATCAATATCATCACCGACCAACCTGCTAAAACAGATGTGCTGCCTGTTGGCATTACGAGTTCTTCGCGCGTCAGTGGCGAGGGGAAAATGACTGAGAGCGTGACTCTCGATGTCTATAAGAATGGTTTTGGCTCCTATACATCGTTCACACACGATAGGGCAGATAGCTACCAGACTTACACAGAGAAATATCAAAAAGGTAGTACCACACTGACGGAACCTACTATTGCACCTCTCTTCACGGGCTATCGGTCAAACCTTGTCAGTCAGAAGTTTACCTATTCCCCGTCCCGTCAGTTGGCCATGAATGCTGGATTCGAGTATAATCATAAGATAACGGATCGACCCAATACTCGTGCGGATATTACTGGTGGAACGGACTATGAGATGCGCTACAAGGGATTGCGCTGGAATGTGGGTGGTATCTATAAGTTTGATGCTAAAAACTCTATCCAAGCTGATGTTACGATCGATCGCTTTCGTTATGGAAAAGAGTATGATGTGCCAACAAATACTTACGAGGTGGGCGACTATGTGCAGTCAAAGAAACAGCGAACCATCGAGAACCAGCTGAAAGCTATCCTCAGCTTGGTACCCCAAGGCACAACGATCGTGGGATCTGACTGGCGCCTGGATAAACTGATTGCTACCTCTGGAAGTATCAATGAGGAATCGTATATCTTAGCATATTATGCGCAACACGAACAGCGCTTCTTGGACCATTTCACTGCTACTGTTGGCGCGCGCTATGATTATCATAAAAGCTTTGGCAATCATTTCACACCTAAGTTGTCGCTCATGGGCTCGTTTGGTAATGTCAACTTGCGAGCAACCTACTCGGCAGGTTTCCGTGCGCCAGGTCTTGAAGAAATCTATTATCATTACTATTCAGTGAACCGCGGCAAACCTCAAATCACCTTTGGCAATAAAGAACTGTCGCCCGAGAAAAGCAACTACCTGTCACTGAATGCGGAATATCGCACTCGCAATCTGGCTGTCAGTCTCACGGGCTTTTGGAATAGTATCTGGGATATGGTGGTTCGAAGGGATATTGATGTGACATCAACTACCCTTACGATGCTTCAGGCAGAGTTTCCTGAGATGACAGCAACAGAGGCTGCTGCACTAACTCGTTATTCCATCTATCAAAACAGCGATCGTGGTGATGTTAAGGGACTGCAGATGAATGTGTCTGCCAATGTTTTAGAGGGGCTGAACCTCTCGGTCAACTATGCATGCACTTATGCGCGCTCAAAGAGTGGATCTGATTGGACGATACTTGACCGTAGCATACGTAATGCCGCTACAATGGCAGTCAGCTATCATCACACTTGGAGACACTATACGTTGAACGTCAACCTGAACGGTCGTCTGCAGTCTAAGACCTATTATTCAGCTTATGAAAATGCTCCTGGATATGGCTTGTGGAATCTGCAGACCACCCATTCCTTTATGATCGGCAAACACCTGCTTGTAGAGCCAAGTCTGGGTGTTGATAATATCCTTGATAAGATAGATGCGCGTATTGACAGTACGAACCGGAAATATGCTCTTTTCTCTCCAGGACGGCGAGTGGTAGCTGGATTGCTGCTGAAGTTTTAA